CAGAAAAATCGACGCGAGCTGGCCAGAGCCCGACAACCAGCCGGAAGAAGGCGTCGGCGCCTTCGAACTCCTCAAACACCTCCGGTCCGAATTCGAAGGCCAAGAGGCGCGCGATCTTGAGCTGACTATTCTCATGCCGTGCCTGAACGAAGCCGAAACTCTCGCCACCTGCATCCGCAAGGCACGCGACTATCTGGACCGCGCCGGAATCAAGGGCGAGGTCCTGATTGCCGACAATGGCAGCACAGACGGCTCACGCGAAATCGCCAAGGAAGAAGGCGCCCGGGTCCAGCCGGTGGCCGCGCGCGGCTATGGCGCGGCCCTGATCGGCGGCATCCGTGCTGCCCGCGGCAAGTATGTCATCATGGGCGACGCTGACGATTCCTATGATTTCGCCAATCTCGACGCCTTCGTCTGGGAACTGCGCGAGGGCGCACAACTGGTCATGGGGAACCGGTTCGAGGGCGGCATTGCGCCAGGTGCGATGCCTTTCCTCCACCGGATGCTCGGCAACCCGGTCCTCTCCTTTATCGGTCGCCTTTTCTTCAAGATCCCGGTCGGTGATTTCCATTGCGGCCTGCGCGGTTTCAACCGCGACGCCATTCGCGACCTGAAACTCTCCAGCCCGGGCATGGAATTCGCCAGCGAGATGGTGGTGAAGGCATCCCTCAATGATCTCGACATCCGTGAAGTGCCGACCACCCTGTCCCCGGATGGCCGGACGCGGGCGCCTCACCTGCGCACCTGGCGGGACGGCTGGCGTCACCTCCGCTTCCTGCTGCTACACAGTCCGAAATGGCTGTTCGGCGTGCCTGGCTCCACCTTACTTGGCGCTGGCTTGGTCGGCATCGCTGCCCTGATCGGCGGCCCATTGGAAATTGGCGGTATCCGGTTCGACCTGCTGACCCTGGTGGCGTCCTGCTTCTCGGTGATCCTCGGTGTCCAGCTGTTGACCTTCTCGCTTCTGACGCGGGTCTATGCAGGTGAGTTCGGCGTGCTGCCGACATCGAAGCACCTCGATCGGATCCTGCCTTTCCTCACGCTGGAGCGACAACTCCAGCTGGCAGCCATTCTCTGCGTTGCGGGACTAGCGGGTGCGGGCGCCGCCTTCTCCGGCTGGGCCTCTTCCGGCTTTGGCGACATCGTGGGCAGCTCCACGCTGCGCTGGTTCTCCCTGTCGCTGACCTCCGTCGCGATCAGCGTCCAGCTCGCCGCCGCCGCCTTCCTGGCGTCCTTCATCCGCCTGCCGCAATCGGGCAAGTAACCTCGCCCGGACAGAACGGAAATCCAGATACAAAAAAGGCCGCCCTGTTTGGGCGGCCTTTT
This portion of the Hyphomonas adhaerens MHS-3 genome encodes:
- a CDS encoding glycosyltransferase family 2 protein encodes the protein MNTVRKIDASWPEPDNQPEEGVGAFELLKHLRSEFEGQEARDLELTILMPCLNEAETLATCIRKARDYLDRAGIKGEVLIADNGSTDGSREIAKEEGARVQPVAARGYGAALIGGIRAARGKYVIMGDADDSYDFANLDAFVWELREGAQLVMGNRFEGGIAPGAMPFLHRMLGNPVLSFIGRLFFKIPVGDFHCGLRGFNRDAIRDLKLSSPGMEFASEMVVKASLNDLDIREVPTTLSPDGRTRAPHLRTWRDGWRHLRFLLLHSPKWLFGVPGSTLLGAGLVGIAALIGGPLEIGGIRFDLLTLVASCFSVILGVQLLTFSLLTRVYAGEFGVLPTSKHLDRILPFLTLERQLQLAAILCVAGLAGAGAAFSGWASSGFGDIVGSSTLRWFSLSLTSVAISVQLAAAAFLASFIRLPQSGK